One part of the Streptomyces lydicus genome encodes these proteins:
- a CDS encoding thiamine pyrophosphate-binding protein gives MTATTHPTAWAALADYLRHLGTGAVFGLPGDDMALLGELERADTPVVLCRDQRNALFMATGYALAAGRPGVCVIGKGPALTNALTGVLEARSAAAPLILIADGTRLDRLGTGAFQELDQLTAVRPYVKWAARIDHADRLPAALEKAAALAVNGTPGPVYLELAEQLADQPVTRSGSWRPVAPQRPSPDQDALAATAERIAAAERPLLLVGGGARHRNTGRRIERLAERLGAGVFTTASGRGAVAEDHPLYCGVSGLYTVAPMDALWREADLVIALGSRLEETATFGWPEDAAQLPVVQAVLGEESLVMERPGAHVLGDAGRIVDGWAELLAGHRATGDWPERIRTARTALAQRAADRAEEAVKRVPEGAVPVSQVLAALDRAVPAGRVLVQENGLQDMWSYFFPHYALGTGGGSVVPSEQTPLGFGAAAAVGVRLAEPAGRPVVAVVGDGAFNLFRCELPTVADAGAAVLYLVLDNGGYGWLQSNLDRVSGPASRFSFTTPRPTGTEGVSLAHGLGYARVTNAEDLPAALSAAWQRVASGTTSIVEIAVALPDTPPGMTAASGDFPERE, from the coding sequence ATGACCGCGACGACCCACCCCACCGCCTGGGCCGCGCTCGCGGACTACCTGCGCCACCTCGGCACCGGGGCGGTCTTCGGGCTGCCCGGCGACGACATGGCGCTGCTCGGCGAGCTGGAGCGCGCCGACACCCCGGTCGTGCTCTGCCGCGACCAGCGCAACGCGCTGTTCATGGCGACGGGGTACGCGCTCGCCGCCGGCCGCCCCGGCGTCTGCGTGATCGGCAAGGGCCCGGCGCTGACCAACGCGCTCACCGGCGTCCTGGAGGCGCGGTCGGCCGCCGCCCCGCTGATCCTGATCGCCGACGGCACCCGCCTCGACCGGCTGGGCACCGGCGCCTTCCAGGAGCTGGACCAGCTGACCGCGGTCCGCCCGTACGTGAAGTGGGCGGCCCGCATCGACCACGCCGACCGGCTGCCCGCCGCCCTGGAGAAGGCCGCCGCGCTCGCCGTCAACGGCACGCCCGGCCCCGTCTACCTGGAGCTCGCCGAACAGCTCGCGGACCAGCCGGTCACCCGCAGCGGATCCTGGCGCCCGGTCGCGCCGCAGCGGCCGTCCCCCGACCAGGACGCGCTCGCCGCGACCGCCGAGCGCATCGCCGCCGCCGAGCGGCCGTTGCTGCTGGTCGGCGGCGGGGCCCGGCACCGCAACACCGGCCGGCGCATCGAGCGGCTCGCCGAGCGCCTCGGCGCCGGCGTGTTCACCACCGCCTCCGGCCGCGGCGCGGTCGCCGAGGACCACCCCCTGTACTGCGGCGTCAGCGGCCTCTACACCGTCGCGCCGATGGACGCGCTGTGGCGCGAGGCCGACCTCGTCATCGCCCTGGGCAGCCGCCTGGAGGAGACCGCCACCTTCGGCTGGCCCGAGGACGCCGCGCAACTCCCCGTGGTCCAGGCCGTGCTGGGCGAGGAGAGCCTGGTCATGGAGCGGCCCGGGGCACACGTCCTCGGTGACGCCGGGCGGATCGTGGACGGCTGGGCGGAGCTGCTGGCCGGGCACCGGGCGACCGGCGACTGGCCCGAGCGGATCCGCACCGCGCGGACCGCGCTGGCGCAGCGCGCCGCGGACCGTGCCGAGGAGGCCGTCAAGCGGGTGCCCGAGGGGGCCGTCCCGGTCTCGCAGGTGCTGGCCGCCCTCGACCGCGCCGTCCCCGCCGGCCGGGTCCTGGTCCAGGAGAACGGCCTTCAGGACATGTGGTCGTACTTCTTCCCGCACTACGCGCTGGGTACCGGCGGCGGGTCCGTCGTGCCCAGTGAGCAGACCCCGCTGGGCTTCGGCGCGGCGGCCGCGGTCGGCGTACGGCTGGCCGAGCCGGCCGGGCGGCCGGTGGTCGCGGTGGTGGGCGACGGCGCCTTCAACCTCTTCCGCTGCGAGCTCCCCACCGTCGCGGACGCCGGCGCCGCGGTGCTCTACCTCGTGCTGGACAACGGCGGTTACGGCTGGCTCCAGTCCAACCTCGACCGGGTCAGCGGCCCCGCCTCCCGCTTCTCCTTCACCACCCCGCGCCCCACCGGCACCGAGGGCGTGTCCCTCGCCCACGGTCTGGGATACGCCCGGGTCACGAACGCCGAGGACCTGCCCGCCGCGCTGTCCGCCGCCTGGCAACGGGTCGCCTCCGGCACCACCTCGATCGTCGAGATAGCCGTCGCCCTCCCGGACACACCACCGGGAATGACGGCTGCGTCGGGTGACTTCCCCGAGCGGGAGTGA
- a CDS encoding aldehyde dehydrogenase family protein — MSSAPAWPTVAAEPEGSLARHRAAAVHRVRDFLVNDAGTVHELLCEISTHRAARYEIESTVATLDGALDEVTAHRPGRVPRLAAFMPSNVILYSYALYLLVPALYTDRLVFRPSSRVKDQMRRLHTLLAAQHGLPIELTTASQRDFLHDHVLPADVVVFTGAYANAEQIRARLSPGQLFLFLGSGVNPFVVAPGADVERAARDAIAIRVLNTGQDCLGPDLFSVHETLLEPFVDALVSELKGLRYGPYTDPDADFGPIFYDSALEDGAQFLARHRGAIVHGGHVDFRGRRLDPTVVVGEEVTPRTHVPEFFAPIFNVASYRDEDALATTLTTGMFTERALGSSVYGHAPRLVEALRRRTTVTLDTTLLSIDDGNAPFGGYGRMANYISDGHELRAEPVLLSKAVAAHRPGAAR; from the coding sequence ATGAGCTCCGCTCCCGCATGGCCGACCGTGGCCGCCGAGCCGGAGGGCAGCCTCGCGCGCCATCGTGCGGCGGCCGTGCACCGGGTCCGGGACTTCCTGGTGAACGACGCCGGTACCGTGCACGAGCTGCTGTGCGAGATCTCCACCCACCGCGCCGCGCGCTACGAGATCGAGTCGACCGTCGCCACCCTCGACGGGGCCCTGGACGAGGTGACCGCCCACCGGCCCGGCCGGGTCCCCCGGCTGGCCGCCTTCATGCCGTCGAACGTCATCCTCTACTCCTACGCCCTGTACCTCCTGGTGCCCGCCCTCTACACCGACCGCCTGGTCTTCCGCCCCTCCAGCCGCGTCAAGGACCAGATGCGCCGGCTGCACACCCTGCTCGCCGCGCAGCACGGCCTGCCCATCGAGCTCACCACCGCCAGCCAGCGGGACTTCCTGCACGACCACGTGCTCCCCGCCGACGTCGTGGTCTTCACCGGCGCCTACGCCAACGCCGAGCAGATCCGCGCCCGGCTCTCCCCCGGTCAGCTGTTCCTCTTCCTCGGCTCCGGCGTCAACCCGTTCGTCGTCGCGCCCGGTGCCGACGTCGAGCGGGCGGCTCGCGACGCCATCGCCATCCGGGTCCTCAACACCGGCCAGGACTGCCTGGGCCCCGACCTCTTCAGCGTCCACGAGACGCTGCTCGAACCGTTCGTCGACGCGCTGGTCAGCGAGTTGAAGGGGCTGCGCTACGGCCCGTACACCGACCCGGACGCCGACTTCGGGCCGATCTTCTACGACAGCGCGCTGGAGGACGGCGCGCAGTTCCTCGCCCGCCACCGCGGCGCCATCGTGCACGGCGGACACGTCGACTTCCGCGGCCGCCGGCTCGACCCCACCGTCGTCGTCGGCGAGGAGGTCACCCCGCGCACCCACGTCCCGGAGTTCTTCGCGCCGATCTTCAACGTCGCCTCCTACCGCGACGAGGACGCCCTCGCGACCACGCTCACCACCGGCATGTTCACCGAACGCGCCCTGGGCTCCAGCGTCTACGGCCACGCCCCGCGCCTGGTCGAGGCGCTGCGCAGGCGTACCACCGTCACCCTGGACACCACTCTGCTGTCCATCGACGACGGCAACGCCCCGTTCGGCGGCTACGGCCGGATGGCCAACTACATCTCCGACGGACACGAGCTGCGCGCCGAGCCCGTCCTGCTCTCCAAGGCCGTCGCCGCCCACCGCCCGGGAGCCGCCCGATGA